One genomic segment of Tursiops truncatus isolate mTurTru1 chromosome 11, mTurTru1.mat.Y, whole genome shotgun sequence includes these proteins:
- the CYB5R3 gene encoding NADH-cytochrome b5 reductase 3, whose product MGAQLSTLGHVVLSPVWFLYSLFMKLFQRSTPAITLENPDIKYPLRLIDKEVISHDTRRFRFALPSPQHILGLPVGQHIYLSARIDGNLVIRPYTPVSSDDDKGFVDLVIKVYFKDTHPKFPAGGKMSQYLESMKIGDTIEFRGPNGLLVYQGKGTFAIRPDKKSSPVITTVKSVGMIAGGTGITPMLQVIRAIMKDPDDQTVCHLLFANQTEKDILLRPELEELRNEHSARFKLWYTVDKAPEAWDYSQGFVNEEMIRDHLPPPEEEPLVLMCGPPPMIQYACLPNLDRVGHPKERCFAF is encoded by the exons ATGGGGGCCCAGCTGAGCACG TTGGGCCACGTGGTCCTCTCCCCAGTCTGGTTCCTGTATAGCCTGTTCATGAAACTGTTCCAGCGCTCCACCCCAGCCATCACTCTCGAGAACCCGGACATCAAGTACCCGCTGCGGCTGATTGACAAGGAG GTCATCAGCCATGATACCCGCCGGTTCCGCTTTGCTCTGCCGTCACCCCAGCACATCCTGGGCCTCCCTGTCG GCCAGCACATCTACCTCTCGGCTCGAATCGACGGGAACCTAGTCATTCGGCCCTACACGCCCGTCTCCAGCGATGACGACAAGGGCTTCGTGGACCTGGTCATCAAG GTTTACTTCAAAGACACCCACCCCAAGTTTCCCGCTGGAGGGAAGATGTCCCAGTACCTGGAAAGCATGAAGATTGGAGACACCATTGAGTTCCGAGGCCCAAATGGGCTGCTGGTCTACCAGGGCAAAG gaACGTTTGCCATCCGTCCGGACAAGAAATCCAGCCCTGTCATCACAACGGTGAAGTCTGTGGGCATGATTGCAGGAGGAACGG GAATCACCCCAATGCTGCAGGTGATCCGTGCGATCATGAAGGACCCGGATGATCAGACCGTGTGCCATCTGCTCTTTGCCAACCAG ACTGAGAAGGACATCCTGCTGCGGCCGGAGCTGGAGGAACTGAGGAACGAACATTCTGCGCGCTTCAAGCTCTGGTACACAGTGGACAAAGCCCCTGAAG CCTGGGACTACAGCCAGGGCTTCGTGAACGAGGAGATGATCCGGGACCACCTTCCGCCCCCAGAGGAGGAGCCGCTGGTGCTGATGTGCGGACCCCCGCCCATGATCCAGTACGCCTGCCTGCCCAACCTGGACCGCGTGGGCCACCCCAAGGAGCGCTGCTTCGCCTTCTGA